The genomic region GCTGAGGATGTAACAAGGATCTCTATTTTTCGCGACAAGGCTAGAACTCTGAATCTCAATTTGCGTGACATAGCCATATTTCTCCTGCAGCCCCCCGAGAAGCTGAGGCCAGTTCTCGACTTGACGCCTAAACTCAGGAGAAAATTGAACCAATGCTGTCGCGATATCCCCGACTTTTAATGCACCATAGAATTTCTCAGCACTTGCAACAGGTAGATTCACGTCGACGTATTGGACATTGCACCCGGTCAGTACCGCAATAATAAAGATGATGAATAACTTTCTCACAAACTCCTCCGCGTGAAAAAAAAACGAAACATGCAGTCAGCAAGCGTAGGGCGGGTCATGACCCGCCATTTCGAAAATCCCTCGAAATGCAAAGGTGCGTCGTGACGCACCATACAATCGATATTATTCCTCGATGACTCCATAAGTGGCGGCATGTAGTAACGACGTTGGGCTTCGCATGCTCAGCACCAACCTATCCGAGACCTTTCTTCATTGCCCGATAGACGAAGCAGAAACCCAATAAAGATCTCCATCACGGGAGAATATCAGCGCTTTTCCATCCGGTGTCAGATACGGGGTTATCTCGTGGCCTTTGGAATTGATATCCGCGCCTAGATGGGTTGCCGGTTGCCAGTGGCCGTCAGTGGAGCGAACACTGACGTAAAGGTCGCCTTTACCGGCGCCGCCGGGGCGATTGGAAACGAATATCAACGTATTGCCGTCAGCAGAGATAAACGGGTCGCCTTCGTAGTATTGGCTGTTGACGCTGCTCGTCAGTCGCGAGCCTTCGTTTGGCGTTGACGCATTACGAAAGTAAATATCAAAGTTGGGCTTTTCGTCGGGCTTGGATACGTTGCGGGCAAAGAACTGTTCGCCGGCTCGGCTTTCGGAGTAGAAATACTCGGTGGCGGGTGTTGAGATGCCGGTGGCGATTTTTACTGGCGACCAGCCATTTTGGGTTTTCTCGACGTAGCCGATATCAAAGCTGTTTTCAGCGTGTTGGTCGGTGATGAAGTAAAGCCGCTTGCCATCTGGTGAGAACATCGGGTCGTTGTGGCTGATGGTTTCGTGGCTCAGGAATACCTCGCTCTCCAACCAGGCATCATTTTCAAAGCGCGCAACATGGATTTCGGCGCGATGACCGAGATCGACGCCGAAGAAGAACAGCGTGCCATCGGGTGAGAACGTGCTGCCGTATTCGAAGCTGTCGGGTTTGGAGATTGTGCCAGCGGCAAAACGCTGTGGGGTGTTATTGGAGTTGTTCTCGTCCAAAGGTTTGCCGTTTAATTTTGCAATGCGCTCCGCCCAGTTCACGGAGTCTGATGAACTGTCAGCGTTAGCGCAGGAACTGAGT from Permianibacter aggregans harbors:
- a CDS encoding TolB family protein, coding for MDENNSNNTPQRFAAGTISKPDSFEYGSTFSPDGTLFFFGVDLGHRAEIHVARFENDAWLESEVFLSHETISHNDPMFSPDGKRLYFITDQHAENSFDIGYVEKTQNGWSPVKIATGISTPATEYFYSESRAGEQFFARNVSKPDEKPNFDIYFRNASTPNEGSRLTSSVNSQYYEGDPFISADGNTLIFVSNRPGGAGKGDLYVSVRSTDGHWQPATHLGADINSKGHEITPYLTPDGKALIFSRDGDLYWVSASSIGQ